In Aricia agestis chromosome 14, ilAriAges1.1, whole genome shotgun sequence, one genomic interval encodes:
- the LOC121733624 gene encoding uncharacterized protein LOC121733624 — MVSEKEKKALLNILRLYRDRPCLWDHSIKAYANKHLRQEAYLELLSIYRCFDDGVTMPLLKKKISNMRTNYIRELKKVIYAKKNGQEYVPTLWYYYEMAFIKDKHKPRNELDYEDTEGIDRSEWESEESVSANDETSEALETTKSSVFVEEFASEQKFPFVTTTTIPTPSSSKERVEKPPKPTKRRRESRDSSNNLDEAECDSFGRSVAVQLRKMYVENALLAQSRIQSILTEIGISDHRQKAAEKQIKYVD, encoded by the exons ATGGTCAGCGAGAAGGAAAAGAAGGCTTTACTGAACATTCTACGACTATATAGAGACCGGCCGTGTCTGTGGGATCACTCTATCAAAGCATACGCGAACAAGCATCTCCGTCAAGAAGCATATTTAGAGCTGCTCTCGATTTATCGGTGCTTCGACGATGGCGTGACGATGCCGCTCCTCAAGAAGAAAATATCGAATATGCGCACTAACTATATACGGGAATTGAAGAAG GTAATCTACGCGAAGAAAAATGGCCAGGAATATGTGCCGACCCTCTGGTACTACTACGAAATGGCCTTCATAAAGGACAAACATAAGCCCAGGAACGAGTTAGACTACGAAGATACTGAGGGTATAGATAGGAGCGAGTGGGAAAGTGAG GAGAGCGTCTCAGCCAACGACGAAACAAGCGAAGCACTGGAAACTACCAAATCCAGCGTATTCGTCGAAGAGTTCGCTTCAGAACAGAAGTTCCCCTTCGTCACCACTACCACTATACCCACTCCCAGCTCCAGTAAAGAAAGAGTCGAGAAGCCTCCCAAGCCCACCAAGAGGCGCAGAGAATCTAGAGACTCGAGTAATAATCTTGACGAGGCAGAATGCGACAGTTTTGGTCGCAGCGTGGCAGTCCAGCTTAGGAAGATGTACGTAGAGAATGCTCTACTAGCGCAGTCCAGAATACAGAGTATACTTACTGAAATAGGCATATCTGACCATAGACAAAAAGCTGCAGAGAAGCAGATAAAGTATGTGGATTAA
- the LOC121733891 gene encoding dehydrodolichyl diphosphate synthase complex subunit Nus1 translates to MLSRLLRQFLFTLVHLVVNILVAVQNVYLGLFNNKIHLSVDKVTNEDILKLIECSPKMQKKLKHLVVLANTSHHSMCDLARIVIWSLVLGVPYISFYDVTGELQSNDEALFFEIQKSKKGIPGCIKFSNKPNLNGYTNGSQANTIVINIFNTSDGREKIAKCIQGIAKNSLVDKVPLNEFTVQEFNKALSNVYPCIPDPEVVLYTGRLCCTHGLLPWQIRLSEFIPLSLFHSIHVDDYINAIYKYNKCDQRFGK, encoded by the exons ATGTTGTCACGTCTTCTGAGACAATTTCTGTTTACATTAGTGCATTTGGTTGTGAATATACTTGTTGCTGTTCAAAATGTTTATTTGGggctatttaataataaaatacacttATCCGTGGATAAGGTTACGAATGAAGATATTCTCAAGCTGATAGAATGTTCTCCAAAGATGCAAAAGAAGCTGAAACATTTAGTGGTGTTGGCAAACACTAGCCACCACTCCATGTGTGACTTAGCCCGTATAGTCATTTGGAGTCTAGTCCTGGGGGTTCCGTATATCAGTTTCTATGATGTCACAG GGGAATTACAATCAAACGACGAAGCCCTCTTCTTCGAAattcaaaaaagtaaaaaaggcATTCCCGGCTGTATAAAGTTCTCAAATAAACCAAATTTAAATGGATATACTAATGGAAGCCAAGCTAATACTATtgtcattaatatttttaataccagTGATGGAAGAGAAAAAATTGCCAAATGTATACAAGGTATTGCTAAGAATTCTTTAGTCGATAAAGTTCCATTGAATGAGTTCACTGTACAAGAATTTAATAAAGCTCTTTCTAATGTTTATCCCTGCATTCCTGATCCAGAAGTTGTTTTGTATACAGGCCGTTTGTGCTGTACCCATGGTCTTTTGCCTTGGCAAATCAGACTGTCAGAGTTTATACCACTCTCATTATTTCACTCCATTCATGTTGATGATTATATAAATGCtatatacaaatataataaatgtgatCAGAGGTTTGGTAAATAG
- the LOC121733890 gene encoding uncharacterized protein LOC121733890 yields MTNTWTNETVVDFINEVHLHPELWDTKSGIYKDRMAKKDGWNEIAEKFGITNDEAYKKFRSLRTYALNEQKKNKSGSAGGRIVKWFAYDAISFVYNQNTANTGLDSENATPNVETANTDDSAGPEEVVNTDTTDSVEILDTSPKPRTKRPKTVDPLLEKAQNIIRGAGETKRNEYAGFGEHIANKLSKYDDYTRAQAELKIMQILFECDMSMHRTRPLSRFTPSPNSSRGGASTSQSQYSDISILPRQNNIQYVIVPNSQDVNTSIQTQSEQNTLQHVLDNQSQVPQSTTYEELVSYTLQYDESQK; encoded by the exons atgactAATACGTGGACTAACGAGACGGTGGTTGATTTTATCAATGAAGTTCATTTACATCCTGAGTTATGGGATACGAAAAGCGGAATTTACAAAGATAGAATGGCAAAAAAAGACGGATGGAATGAAATCGCTGAAAAATTCGGCATAACCAACGACGAGGCTTATAAAAAATTTAGAAGCCTAAGAACATACGCACTTAATgagcagaaaaaaaataaaagcggTAGCGCTGGTGGTAGAATCGTGAAATGGTTTGCTTATGATGCAATATCGTTTGTTTATAACCAAAACACCGCGAATACAGGATTAGACAGTGAAAATGCAACACCTAAT GTGGAAACTGCAAACACTGACGACAGTGCTGGCCCAGAAGAAGTCGTGAATACAGATACAACTGACTCTGTAGAAATCTTAGATACTAGTCCAAAACCACGTACTAAGAGACCTAAGACTGTAGATCCATTATTAGAAAAGGCTCAAAACATTATACGTGGTGCTGGtgaaacaaaaagaaatgaatatGCTGGTTTCGGAGAGCATATAGCAAACAAGCTAAGCAAATATGACGATTACACCCGTGCTCAAGCAGAATTAAAAATTATGCAAATTTTGTTCGAATGTGATATGTCTATGCACAGAACTCGACCTTTGTCTCGATTTACACCAAGTCCTAACAGTAGTAGAGGTGGAGCTAGCACATCACAAAGCCAATATTCTGACATTTCCATACTACCACGTCAAAATAATATCCAGTATGTTATTGTTCCTAACTCTCAAGATGTTAATACTTCAATTCAAACTCAGTCAGAGCAAAATACTTTACAGCATGTTTTGGATAATCAGTCTCAAGTTCCTCAGTCGACTACTTATGAAGAACTTGTGTCATATACTCTCCAGTATGATGAATcacaaaagtaa
- the LOC121733887 gene encoding arginine/serine-rich protein PNISR-like isoform X1: MNMFSGKDAANAAYPTQWALNPSAYQNVDTNSVDWAALAQQWIAMKEAAAIVGASQTKGEVEEGEAPMEVENPDTNNDVPVAPTADWNSTNNWGGVWNQWGWGWPGAQPMDPKIAADPSMAVPPMIDGFPAGDNAAAMPGYTTGSAQQQPTFQHGYWTAPQGETATNNRSTNRSIDRRSKSKNRDSKSSRPRNNREKPPQMIPPVIEPIVMPTPVVPPTIDAAKRRQLPAWIREGLEKMEREKQRAIEREQEKKAREEAELEKKRLEEEELERIKQAAASGVPIIPVKSKFETDSEGEESGKEDVKEAVRDTMEPEKPAPEPEHPTLVKKSKEEIMQEVMLAVRRSLTEILLEVTDQEIHMVSQEELARYTAAQASRLNAMKASKSKALAAITSGLGLGAYESSDSEEEPDLDDQQLQEIIRRKKAEFERTSREIEADVRRAELEATPPHTPERPRTRSSVTPPPVDSETPEKKPERRNSKDKRSHKPTDKVDGRHLETIPEEKHKKTKHSERETSTPSPQRTEKNNKQSSTSSSDSEEDSPSSTSSESEAEKVEIVRPSKRKRRSSSSTESRKKKKQKKDKRSSDKYKKHHDDKSDKSKSRKRDDKHKSRSRDVRHRDRHDSDDDRPKKRSKRSRSVSYESRSGRRRTRDRSEDRSHRRDKHDRESSKRDRSYDRSRDYDRYDRYERSRDRERRRSRSGSHRHRR; encoded by the exons ATGAATATGTTTTCTGGCAAAGATGCCGCAAATGCGGCATATCCCACGCAGTGGGCTTTGAATCCTTCTGCTTATCAAAACGTAGATACAAATTCTGTGGACTGGGCAGCTTTAGCGCAACAATGGATCGCTATGAAGGAGGCGGCAGCCATCGTCGGCGCGTCTCAGACGAAAGGCGAGGTGGAGGAGGGCGAAGCGCCCATGGAGGTTGAGAACCCTGACACCAACAACGATGTGCCAGTCGCTCCTACAGCAGACTGGAACTCTACCAACAACTGGGGAGGTGTATGGAATCAATGGG GATGGGGTTGGCCAGGTGCACAGCCAATGGATCCAAAAATTGCAGCGGATCCCTCCATGGCGGTCCCACCCATGATAGATGGATTCCCAGCCGGTGATAATGCAGCTGCAATGCCTGG GTACACAACCGGAAGTGCTCAGCAGCAACCTACATTCCAACACGGCTACTGGACAGCACCACAAGGGGAAACGGCAACAAACAACAGAAGTACCAACCGCAGCATTGACAGAAGATCCAAAAGCAAAAACAGAGATTCGAAATCTTCTAGGCCAAGAAATAATAG AGAGAAACCACCACAAATGATCCCACCGGTAATTGAGCCTATAGTGATGCCCACACCCGTAGTACCTCCCACCATTGATGCTGCTAAACGGAGACAGCTTCCAGCGTGGATAAGAGAAG gCTTAGAAAAAATGGAAAGAGAGAAACAGAGAGCCATAGAACGGGAACAAGAAAAGAAAGCGAGAGAAGAAGCAGAACTGGAAAAGAAGAGAttagaagaagaagaattagAGAGAATCAAACAAGCAGCAGCTTCAGGAGTACCAATTATCCCTGTGAAGAGTAAATTT GAGACGGATTCTGAAGGCGAGGAATCGGGTAAGGAAGATGTGAAAGAGGCAGTGCGTGACACCATGGAACCAGAGAAGCCCGCACCGGAGCCCGAACACCCCACACTCGTCAAGAAGAGCAAGGAGGAGATTATGCAGGAAGTG ATGCTAGCGGTAAGGAGGTCACTGACAGAGATACTTCTGGAAGTGACCGACCAGGAGATACATATGGTGAGCCAGGAAGAGTTGGCCCGGTATACCGCCGCACAAG CATCGCGCCTCAACGCTATGAAGGCGAGCAAGTCGAAGGCACTGGCTGCCATCACCAGTGGGCTCG GACTTGGCGCGTACGAGAGCAGCGACAGCGAGGAGGAACCGGACCTCGACGATCAACAGCTGCAG GAGATCATACGTCGGAAGAAAGCGGAGTTCGAGCGGACGTCGCGCGAGATCGAGGCGGACGTGCGACGCGCCGAGCTCGAGGCCACGCCCCCTCACACGCCGGAGCGGCCGCGGACAA GATCATCGGTCACTCCACCACCGGTCGATAGCGAGACTCCTGAAAAAAAACCGGAGCGTCGGAACTCCAAGGACAAGCGATCGCACAAACCGACGGACAAAGTCGACGGCAGACATCTCGAGACCATTCCAGAGGAGAAACataagaagacaaaacactcgGAGCGCGAAACCAGCACCCCGAGTCCACAGAGAACGGAAAAAAACAACAAGCAGAGCTCCACTAGCTCTTCCGACTCGGAGGAGGATTCCCCCTCAAGCACCTCCTCAGAGAGCGAAGCGGAAAAAGTAGAGATCGTCCGACCTAGCAAACGCAAACGTAGGAGCTCAAGCTCCACCGAGTcgcgaaaaaaaaagaaacagaaGAAGGACAAGAGATCCAGCGACAAATACAAGAAACACCACGACGACAAATCCGACAAATCCAAATCTAGGAAACGCGATGACAAACACAAGTCTAGAAGTAGGGACGTGAGGCATAGGGATAGACACGATTCGGACGACGATAGGCCGAAGAAGCGTTCGAAACGCTCGCGTTCCGTCAGCTACGAGTCGAGGTCGGGCAGGCGGAGGACACGGGACAGATCCGAAGATAGATCGCATAGGCGGGACAAACACGATAGGGAAAGCTCGAAACGGGACAGGTCTTACGATAGGTCTAGAGACTACGACAGATACGATAGGTATGAGAGGTCTAGGGACCGGGAGAGGCGGCGGTCACGCAGCGGCAGCCATCGGCACCGACGGTGA
- the LOC121733887 gene encoding arginine/serine-rich protein PNISR-like isoform X2 yields the protein MNMFSGKDAANAAYPTQWALNPSAYQNVDTNSVDWAALAQQWIAMKEAAAIVGASQTKGEVEEGEAPMEVENPDTNNDVPVAPTADWNSTNNWGGVWNQWGWGWPGAQPMDPKIAADPSMAVPPMIDGFPAGDNAAAMPGYTTGSAQQQPTFQHGYWTAPQGETATNNRSTNRSIDRRSKSKNRDSKSSRPRNNREKPPQMIPPVIEPIVMPTPVVPPTIDAAKRRQLPAWIREGLEKMEREKQRAIEREQEKKAREEAELEKKRLEEEELERIKQAAASGVPIIPVKSKFETDSEGEESGKEDVKEAVRDTMEPEKPAPEPEHPTLVKKSKEEIMQEVMLAVRRSLTEILLEVTDQEIHMVSQEELARYTAAQASRLNAMKASKSKALAAITSGLGLGAYESSDSEEEPDLDDQQLQEIIRRKKAEFERTSREIEADVRRAELEATPPHTPERPRTRSSVTPPPVDSETPEKKPERRNSKDKRSHKPTDKVDGRHLETIPEEKHKKTKHSERETSTPSPQRTEKNNKQSSTSSSDSEEDSPSSTSSESEAEKVEIVRPSKRKRRSSSSTESRKKKKQKKDKRSSDKYKKHHDDKSDKSKSRKRDDKHKSRSRDVRHRDRHDSDDDRPKKRSKRSRSVSYESRSGRRRTRDRSEDRSHRRDKHDRESSKRDRSYDRSRDYDRYDRYERSRDRERRRSRSGSHRHRRIFVMQLHIRGQSTHILDVNGEESIGQIKDRIRALSDIGSEELVLSACGAPLEDAVLVSELQSTDLDLTVPLLGGKVHGSLARAGKVKGQTPKVEKQQKKKKKTGRAKRRIQYNRRFVNVVQTFGRRRGPNSNS from the exons ATGAATATGTTTTCTGGCAAAGATGCCGCAAATGCGGCATATCCCACGCAGTGGGCTTTGAATCCTTCTGCTTATCAAAACGTAGATACAAATTCTGTGGACTGGGCAGCTTTAGCGCAACAATGGATCGCTATGAAGGAGGCGGCAGCCATCGTCGGCGCGTCTCAGACGAAAGGCGAGGTGGAGGAGGGCGAAGCGCCCATGGAGGTTGAGAACCCTGACACCAACAACGATGTGCCAGTCGCTCCTACAGCAGACTGGAACTCTACCAACAACTGGGGAGGTGTATGGAATCAATGGG GATGGGGTTGGCCAGGTGCACAGCCAATGGATCCAAAAATTGCAGCGGATCCCTCCATGGCGGTCCCACCCATGATAGATGGATTCCCAGCCGGTGATAATGCAGCTGCAATGCCTGG GTACACAACCGGAAGTGCTCAGCAGCAACCTACATTCCAACACGGCTACTGGACAGCACCACAAGGGGAAACGGCAACAAACAACAGAAGTACCAACCGCAGCATTGACAGAAGATCCAAAAGCAAAAACAGAGATTCGAAATCTTCTAGGCCAAGAAATAATAG AGAGAAACCACCACAAATGATCCCACCGGTAATTGAGCCTATAGTGATGCCCACACCCGTAGTACCTCCCACCATTGATGCTGCTAAACGGAGACAGCTTCCAGCGTGGATAAGAGAAG gCTTAGAAAAAATGGAAAGAGAGAAACAGAGAGCCATAGAACGGGAACAAGAAAAGAAAGCGAGAGAAGAAGCAGAACTGGAAAAGAAGAGAttagaagaagaagaattagAGAGAATCAAACAAGCAGCAGCTTCAGGAGTACCAATTATCCCTGTGAAGAGTAAATTT GAGACGGATTCTGAAGGCGAGGAATCGGGTAAGGAAGATGTGAAAGAGGCAGTGCGTGACACCATGGAACCAGAGAAGCCCGCACCGGAGCCCGAACACCCCACACTCGTCAAGAAGAGCAAGGAGGAGATTATGCAGGAAGTG ATGCTAGCGGTAAGGAGGTCACTGACAGAGATACTTCTGGAAGTGACCGACCAGGAGATACATATGGTGAGCCAGGAAGAGTTGGCCCGGTATACCGCCGCACAAG CATCGCGCCTCAACGCTATGAAGGCGAGCAAGTCGAAGGCACTGGCTGCCATCACCAGTGGGCTCG GACTTGGCGCGTACGAGAGCAGCGACAGCGAGGAGGAACCGGACCTCGACGATCAACAGCTGCAG GAGATCATACGTCGGAAGAAAGCGGAGTTCGAGCGGACGTCGCGCGAGATCGAGGCGGACGTGCGACGCGCCGAGCTCGAGGCCACGCCCCCTCACACGCCGGAGCGGCCGCGGACAA GATCATCGGTCACTCCACCACCGGTCGATAGCGAGACTCCTGAAAAAAAACCGGAGCGTCGGAACTCCAAGGACAAGCGATCGCACAAACCGACGGACAAAGTCGACGGCAGACATCTCGAGACCATTCCAGAGGAGAAACataagaagacaaaacactcgGAGCGCGAAACCAGCACCCCGAGTCCACAGAGAACGGAAAAAAACAACAAGCAGAGCTCCACTAGCTCTTCCGACTCGGAGGAGGATTCCCCCTCAAGCACCTCCTCAGAGAGCGAAGCGGAAAAAGTAGAGATCGTCCGACCTAGCAAACGCAAACGTAGGAGCTCAAGCTCCACCGAGTcgcgaaaaaaaaagaaacagaaGAAGGACAAGAGATCCAGCGACAAATACAAGAAACACCACGACGACAAATCCGACAAATCCAAATCTAGGAAACGCGATGACAAACACAAGTCTAGAAGTAGGGACGTGAGGCATAGGGATAGACACGATTCGGACGACGATAGGCCGAAGAAGCGTTCGAAACGCTCGCGTTCCGTCAGCTACGAGTCGAGGTCGGGCAGGCGGAGGACACGGGACAGATCCGAAGATAGATCGCATAGGCGGGACAAACACGATAGGGAAAGCTCGAAACGGGACAGGTCTTACGATAGGTCTAGAGACTACGACAGATACGATAGGTATGAGAGGTCTAGGGACCGGGAGAGGCGGCGGTCACGCAGCGGCAGCCATCGGCACCGACG GATTTTTGTC ATGCAATTACACATAAGAGGACAGTCAACTCACATTCTTGATGTCAATGGAGAGGAATCCATTGGCCAGATCAAG gACCGCATTCGTGCCCTCTCAGACATCGGCTCAGAGGAATTAGTGCTGTCAGCGTGCGGTGCCCCTCTTGAAGATGCTGTTTTGGTGTCGGAACTGCAGTCCACAGACCTAGACCTCACAGTGCCACTTCTTGGTGGTAAAGTGCACGGTTCTCTGGCTCGTGCCG GTAAGGTCAAGGGACAAACCCCAAAGGTAGAAAAGCaacaaaagaagaagaagaagactggCCGTGCTAAGAGGAGGATCCAGTACAACAGGAG attcgTTAATGTTGTGCAGACCTTCGGCCGTCGTCGTGGACCCAACTCCAACTCGTAA